The following are encoded together in the Desulfococcus multivorans genome:
- a CDS encoding dihydroorotate dehydrogenase-like protein codes for MNLSTTYLGIPLQNPIIVGSSGLTDSVEKIQKIEQAGAGAVVLKSIFEEEIVFEYEDILKEAESLGINTDQFDYYDFHLKGKKLNRYIDLIKASKKTVSIPVIASINCVYSHEWVAFARRLQDAGADAVELNMFFLPSDLSRSHQDLEHMYFNVIEKVLKTVSIPVALKISYYFSSLGQMIQKLSQSGVSGLVLFNRFFSPDFDIEHLKIKPSFVFSTPADLAVSLRWIAMMSQRVNCDLAASTGVHDGNAVIKQLLAGAQVVQVVSALYQNGIDYLQEMIAALKNWMAAHEYSRLSDFQGKLSQAKADNPAVYERVQFMKYFS; via the coding sequence ATGAATCTCAGCACGACCTATCTGGGCATCCCGCTTCAAAATCCCATTATTGTCGGCAGCTCCGGCCTGACCGACAGCGTCGAAAAAATTCAGAAAATCGAACAAGCCGGGGCCGGGGCCGTTGTTTTGAAGTCGATTTTCGAAGAGGAGATCGTCTTCGAGTATGAGGATATCCTGAAAGAAGCCGAATCGCTCGGCATCAATACGGATCAGTTTGATTATTACGATTTCCACCTCAAGGGGAAAAAGCTGAACCGGTATATCGATCTCATCAAGGCATCCAAAAAAACGGTGTCCATTCCGGTGATCGCGAGCATCAATTGCGTCTACTCCCACGAATGGGTCGCTTTTGCCCGCCGGCTTCAGGATGCCGGCGCTGACGCCGTCGAACTGAACATGTTTTTCCTGCCATCTGACTTGAGTCGATCCCATCAGGATTTGGAGCACATGTATTTCAACGTCATCGAAAAAGTCCTGAAAACCGTTTCCATTCCGGTCGCTCTCAAGATCAGTTATTATTTTTCAAGCCTGGGGCAGATGATCCAGAAACTTTCCCAATCGGGCGTTAGCGGTCTGGTATTGTTCAACCGTTTTTTCAGCCCCGACTTCGACATTGAGCATCTGAAAATAAAGCCCTCTTTTGTTTTCAGCACACCCGCGGATCTGGCGGTTTCCCTGAGGTGGATCGCCATGATGAGCCAACGGGTCAATTGTGACCTCGCCGCCTCAACCGGCGTCCACGACGGCAACGCCGTGATCAAACAGCTTCTGGCCGGCGCTCAGGTCGTCCAGGTCGTCTCCGCCCTCTATCAGAACGGGATAGATTATCTGCAGGAGATGATCGCGGCCCTGAAAAACTGGATGGCCGCGCACGAATATTCCCGTCTCTCGGATTTTCAGGGGAAACTCAGCCAGGCTAAAGCCGACAACCCGGCGGTCTATGAGCGGGTTCAGTTCATGAAATACTTCAGCTGA
- a CDS encoding EF-hand domain-containing protein: MKTLYAVLISAMLALTPGGAWAAESDSGHGAMTGGMDLKKYEIRFNSIDTDGDGALNWSEYNDHFGDKDRKIFDALDTDDSGLVEQKEWHDFKAAHGMAGPQKNGKGRYHQADLPDPAPYMIPIGQIDKNGDNALSREEFQSRFPESDKSIFDAVDVNQDGSISQGEWHEFKAAHGKEKRYHHKSGS; this comes from the coding sequence ATGAAGACCCTTTACGCTGTTCTGATATCAGCGATGCTGGCCTTAACCCCCGGGGGCGCATGGGCTGCCGAATCCGACTCCGGTCATGGCGCCATGACCGGCGGGATGGATCTGAAAAAATACGAGATTCGTTTCAACAGCATTGACACCGACGGCGACGGCGCCCTCAACTGGTCGGAGTACAACGACCATTTCGGCGACAAGGACCGCAAAATATTTGATGCATTGGACACCGATGACAGCGGCCTTGTCGAACAAAAGGAATGGCATGACTTCAAGGCGGCTCACGGAATGGCCGGGCCCCAGAAAAACGGAAAAGGTCGATATCATCAGGCCGACCTGCCGGACCCGGCGCCCTACATGATCCCTATTGGGCAAATCGACAAGAACGGGGATAACGCACTCAGCCGGGAAGAATTCCAGAGCCGCTTCCCCGAATCGGACAAATCGATCTTCGATGCCGTTGACGTGAACCAGGACGGCAGCATCAGCCAAGGTGAATGGCATGAATTCAAGGCCGCCCACGGGAAGGAAAAGCGCTATCATCATAAATCCGGCAGTTAG
- a CDS encoding CBS domain-containing protein, translated as MGIIQKNTILSELTVQETMRRQVIFLPTEANLGAAVNRFIKFKVNAILVVNEENMACMGVVSKTDVMGAYYAGLPIDSHVADVMVSPPLFCRMADTLEAALEKMRHHGVYRLYVRGSGGKPAGVIAYPDIVGILYQYCHQCKFSRLRRTDKTGEDPILRFRVKEVMTASVRSHGADAPLVQLMESLSEYRMGAVLITDDRGRGVGVVSKTDLVLAYKHGCDPGAPAQAIMTSPVRSCEETEYLETAIRKLIFSQIHRIFAFREDPSRITGVLSLSDAARIRSGSCHACVSSRIKVDAPV; from the coding sequence ATGGGCATCATCCAAAAAAACACTATCCTGTCGGAATTGACCGTGCAGGAGACCATGCGACGGCAGGTGATCTTTCTGCCCACGGAGGCCAACCTGGGGGCTGCCGTCAATCGATTCATCAAGTTCAAGGTGAATGCGATTCTGGTTGTCAATGAAGAAAACATGGCCTGCATGGGCGTAGTTTCCAAAACGGATGTAATGGGAGCCTATTACGCGGGCCTTCCCATCGATTCACATGTGGCGGACGTCATGGTTTCTCCGCCGCTTTTCTGCCGAATGGCGGATACGCTCGAGGCGGCCCTGGAGAAGATGCGGCATCACGGGGTCTACCGTCTCTATGTCCGAGGGAGCGGCGGCAAACCGGCAGGGGTGATCGCCTATCCCGACATCGTGGGCATCCTTTACCAATATTGTCATCAGTGCAAGTTCAGCAGGTTGCGTCGAACCGACAAAACAGGCGAAGATCCGATTCTTCGGTTCCGGGTGAAAGAGGTCATGACCGCGTCGGTCCGCTCCCATGGGGCGGACGCGCCGCTTGTTCAACTGATGGAGAGCTTGTCGGAATATCGGATGGGTGCTGTTCTGATTACCGACGACCGGGGGCGGGGGGTAGGCGTGGTTTCCAAAACAGACCTGGTCCTGGCTTACAAGCATGGTTGTGATCCGGGCGCTCCCGCCCAGGCCATCATGACCTCGCCGGTCCGATCCTGCGAAGAGACGGAATATCTGGAGACCGCGATCCGGAAACTGATTTTTTCCCAGATCCATCGTATTTTTGCCTTCAGGGAGGATCCGTCCCGAATAACCGGCGTGCTGTCCCTTTCGGATGCAGCTCGGATCCGGTCCGGCTCTTGCCATGCCTGCGTGAGCAGCCGCATCAAGGTGGACGCGCCGGTCTAA
- a CDS encoding HPP family protein: MNVTAKDVMTPRFHTLTPEMPISEAVRSFKAATESEGRKIFGMLVTDSIGRMVGMLSMYDILLFIQPKHVHIWGGMDDVDIVGLVDDACRRAGTILVGDIMTTEVISITPDTHLMAVLDIMIKKHIRRIPVIHDNRIVGIVYISDLFYHLVDKMM, encoded by the coding sequence ATGAACGTCACCGCCAAAGATGTCATGACGCCCCGGTTTCATACCCTGACGCCGGAGATGCCTATTTCCGAAGCGGTCAGATCCTTCAAGGCAGCAACCGAATCCGAGGGGCGTAAAATTTTCGGGATGCTTGTCACGGACTCGATCGGCCGCATGGTCGGTATGCTCTCCATGTACGATATCCTTCTCTTTATCCAACCCAAGCATGTTCATATCTGGGGGGGGATGGACGATGTGGATATCGTCGGTCTGGTGGACGACGCCTGCCGTCGTGCCGGAACCATTCTCGTGGGCGACATCATGACCACCGAAGTCATCTCCATTACGCCCGACACCCACCTCATGGCGGTACTCGACATCATGATCAAGAAACACATTCGCCGGATACCGGTGATTCACGACAACAGGATCGTGGGGATCGTCTATATATCCGATCTGTTTTACCATCTGGTCGACAAGATGATGTAG
- a CDS encoding zinc ribbon domain-containing protein yields MAIETKEQFMERMMAEEKPKCPHCGQEMSVWEVPPINYSDGLGWGVPYLFVCFNDDCPLYTNGWQNIEENYGHLASYRCICYLGAESFECMPVFSPVGGTGQIIDNQEMLQEEMLKENIKKGFSILADCYVNENTVDILRLLLDSGQPVRVRLKAAEMIGDIGPVDAVDALKNARFGNEKLQETVHKAVQKIHERHFTRECPFCAEIIKSRARICKHCGKEVAGK; encoded by the coding sequence ATGGCCATAGAGACCAAGGAACAGTTCATGGAAAGGATGATGGCGGAAGAAAAACCCAAATGCCCCCATTGCGGCCAGGAGATGAGCGTCTGGGAGGTCCCGCCTATCAACTACAGCGATGGATTGGGCTGGGGCGTTCCATACCTCTTCGTCTGCTTCAACGACGACTGCCCTCTCTATACAAATGGGTGGCAGAATATCGAGGAGAATTACGGTCATCTCGCCTCGTACCGCTGCATCTGTTATCTGGGGGCGGAAAGCTTCGAGTGCATGCCCGTATTCAGCCCCGTCGGCGGAACAGGCCAGATCATCGACAACCAGGAGATGCTCCAGGAAGAAATGCTGAAGGAGAACATCAAGAAGGGTTTTTCAATCCTCGCTGACTGCTATGTCAATGAAAACACAGTTGATATTCTCAGATTGCTTCTGGATTCGGGTCAGCCGGTCCGAGTCCGTCTCAAGGCTGCTGAAATGATCGGTGATATCGGACCGGTAGATGCCGTCGATGCCCTGAAAAACGCTCGCTTCGGCAACGAAAAACTCCAGGAAACCGTCCATAAAGCGGTTCAGAAGATCCACGAACGTCACTTCACCCGGGAGTGTCCGTTTTGTGCAGAAATCATCAAAAGCCGGGCAAGGATCTGCAAGCACTGCGGCAAGGAGGTGGCGGGAAAATAA
- a CDS encoding YheT family hydrolase, with amino-acid sequence MSATLSAWTRRSRETGFTPHVLMKNAHIQSIAAGIKLRRLWIRHRARHFLARSRTIILDCGNDVRLQGTHTPQTDGSRGMVILIHGWEGSSESTYMISSAARLYDRGFDIFRLNLRDHGPTHHLNPGLFHSCRIEEVIGAVKAVQERFFCRRLFVGGFSLGGNFALRIAAGAAEANMSIDRVVAVSPVLNPLRTMAVLENGLRIYHDYFMKKWRRSLEIKRRCFPETEGLDNLSRLRTLWEMTAYFAPRHTGFPDARTYLNGYALTGDALRELTVHCHLIASEDDPMIPAKDLHGLPASDRLLIERTRYGGHCGFLQNLSMDSWAVTRMADIFTLSASGQGY; translated from the coding sequence ATGTCCGCGACCCTATCCGCCTGGACCAGGCGCTCCCGGGAGACAGGGTTCACCCCTCACGTGCTGATGAAAAACGCCCATATCCAATCCATCGCCGCCGGCATCAAGCTTCGGCGGCTCTGGATACGGCACAGGGCCAGGCACTTTCTTGCACGATCCCGAACAATCATTCTGGATTGCGGAAACGACGTCCGACTCCAGGGGACCCACACACCCCAAACGGACGGCAGCCGGGGAATGGTCATCCTCATCCATGGATGGGAGGGCAGCAGCGAGTCGACCTATATGATATCAAGCGCCGCTCGGCTTTATGACCGGGGCTTCGATATCTTCCGGCTAAATCTCCGGGACCACGGGCCGACACACCACCTCAACCCCGGCCTCTTTCACTCCTGCCGAATCGAAGAGGTGATCGGCGCGGTCAAAGCGGTACAGGAACGCTTTTTTTGCCGACGCCTCTTCGTGGGGGGCTTCTCGCTGGGAGGCAATTTCGCTCTGAGGATCGCGGCCGGAGCCGCCGAAGCGAACATGTCCATCGACCGCGTGGTCGCCGTCAGTCCGGTCCTGAATCCGCTACGAACCATGGCGGTTCTCGAGAACGGCCTCCGGATCTACCACGACTATTTCATGAAGAAATGGCGACGCTCACTCGAAATCAAGCGCCGCTGCTTTCCTGAGACGGAAGGGCTCGATAATTTATCCCGTCTCAGGACATTGTGGGAGATGACCGCCTATTTCGCGCCGAGACATACAGGCTTTCCCGACGCCCGCACCTATCTGAACGGCTATGCCCTTACAGGCGACGCTCTCAGAGAGCTTACCGTGCACTGCCATCTCATCGCCAGCGAGGATGATCCGATGATTCCTGCAAAAGATCTCCATGGGCTACCCGCATCCGATCGGCTTCTCATCGAACGAACCCGGTACGGCGGACACTGTGGGTTTTTGCAAAATCTCAGCATGGACAGTTGGGCTGTCACGCGAATGGCCGATATCTTCACTTTGTCGGCAAGTGGTCAAGGTTACTGA
- the thiL gene encoding thiamine-phosphate kinase translates to MEFKDIGEFGFIRRIQRGCLIRPEGVRLPIGDDAAAFIVPDGQVALVTTDLLVEGVHFLRNGTSPEDLGHKALAVNLSDIAAMGGTAREAFVSIAVPGDCALAYVEGIYRGMISLAGEFGVNILGGDTTGSRSDLIINVAVVGAVHEREMLRRGGARPGDCLFVTGAVGDSRAGLHLLRNRLPADSDAFMELLSAHHRPRPHLAEGRFLGKSGAVRAAIDISDGLSSDLVHVARASGLGVRIDAGRLPISENLKTFCRRFGFDAVDYALSGGEDYVLACTVDPTKAAAVAQAFMARFHHPLYHIGKMTSDGRMTVVQGGEVRPFPPAGWRHFSETEEL, encoded by the coding sequence ATGGAATTCAAGGACATCGGCGAGTTCGGCTTTATCCGGAGAATTCAGCGGGGTTGTCTGATTCGACCCGAAGGCGTGAGGTTGCCCATCGGCGACGACGCTGCGGCCTTTATCGTGCCCGACGGCCAAGTGGCACTGGTCACTACCGATCTCTTGGTGGAAGGCGTCCATTTTTTGAGGAATGGTACATCGCCCGAAGATCTTGGACACAAAGCCCTGGCGGTCAATCTGAGCGACATCGCCGCGATGGGAGGGACGGCTCGGGAAGCTTTCGTCAGCATTGCCGTCCCCGGAGACTGCGCTCTCGCGTACGTCGAGGGGATATATCGGGGGATGATATCTCTGGCCGGGGAATTCGGCGTCAACATCCTGGGGGGAGATACCACGGGATCTCGGTCGGATCTGATTATCAATGTCGCTGTGGTGGGGGCGGTTCATGAGCGGGAAATGCTTAGGCGAGGGGGCGCCCGACCCGGAGACTGCCTTTTCGTCACCGGCGCAGTGGGCGACAGCCGAGCGGGTCTCCACCTGCTCAGGAATCGCCTTCCGGCGGATTCGGATGCCTTTATGGAACTTCTGAGCGCTCACCACCGTCCGCGACCTCATCTGGCAGAAGGGCGGTTTTTAGGCAAATCCGGAGCAGTGCGGGCGGCTATCGACATCAGCGACGGCCTCAGCTCGGATCTCGTGCACGTGGCGCGTGCTTCCGGACTGGGTGTCCGCATCGACGCGGGTCGTCTTCCCATCTCGGAAAATCTGAAGACGTTCTGTCGCCGGTTTGGGTTTGATGCCGTTGACTATGCGCTTTCCGGAGGAGAGGATTATGTGTTGGCGTGCACGGTGGATCCGACAAAGGCCGCCGCAGTCGCCCAGGCGTTTATGGCCCGATTTCATCATCCTCTATATCACATCGGGAAGATGACTTCGGATGGCCGCATGACGGTCGTCCAAGGGGGGGAGGTCAGGCCGTTTCCGCCTGCGGGATGGCGTCATTTTTCCGAAACCGAGGAACTCTGA